A section of the Roseivirga sp. BDSF3-8 genome encodes:
- a CDS encoding tetratricopeptide repeat protein, producing MSEFEKAHDFWLKAFVAYAEIDHKNVKTLHHAFLTTVDLGKLDFFYTETPKYYLEALQMAIKLSENNPERYLPALAKIRLTLGLAYLKADDYYQSVRNLVAAKDIYLNLPDNGETFVKEIDMMKAILESKEGDKIAAEKLFEAIVPTLSLAGPGLLATEDVFIEKRLHIPIYMGEPYTVSQTIYEKCISYQTNSQNTLHLANSHYGLGHVALINEDNAESLDHFLKSRRFYNENTGLPQEQIALRTDTLDFLLTRLYAKNGYWDEAIALIDSLLSKKLEQADKSDEHYYQVAELYATKGELMSFYGRQTEAAKWLKKAIATMDENDLDCCESYALRQEINLINTEEDALYDSLLAATATLEKSIEQTRYKADKIPNQKELIAAYQEAYQKYPDHKDVKSRLAKEYGNLAWYSIFAGEYDQAETAALKGLKTDRSQKWINTNLALSHLMLGNLPEAKKIYNRYILNNTLLIAFITDLDDLEEAGIYHESFPEIRKLLNEFY from the coding sequence ATGTCAGAGTTTGAAAAAGCCCATGATTTCTGGCTGAAAGCGTTTGTAGCTTACGCTGAAATTGATCATAAAAATGTAAAAACACTTCACCACGCATTCCTCACCACAGTGGATCTGGGTAAACTGGATTTCTTTTATACCGAAACACCCAAGTACTATTTAGAAGCACTGCAAATGGCAATAAAGCTTTCAGAAAATAATCCTGAGAGATACCTGCCTGCTTTGGCAAAAATCAGACTGACGCTAGGGTTAGCATATCTGAAAGCGGATGATTATTATCAATCTGTACGAAACCTGGTTGCAGCAAAGGATATTTACCTTAACCTGCCTGACAATGGGGAGACTTTTGTAAAGGAAATTGACATGATGAAGGCAATACTTGAAAGTAAGGAGGGAGACAAAATAGCGGCAGAGAAGCTATTTGAGGCAATTGTGCCTACCCTCTCTTTGGCAGGTCCGGGATTGTTAGCTACAGAAGATGTATTTATAGAAAAAAGGCTGCACATACCGATATATATGGGTGAGCCCTATACAGTATCGCAAACTATTTATGAAAAGTGTATTAGCTACCAAACTAACTCACAAAACACCTTACACCTTGCGAACAGCCATTATGGGCTTGGGCATGTTGCTTTAATAAATGAAGATAATGCAGAAAGTTTAGATCATTTTCTGAAATCAAGGCGATTCTATAATGAAAACACCGGACTGCCACAAGAACAGATAGCACTTCGCACGGACACCCTGGACTTTTTACTCACCAGGCTATACGCTAAAAACGGGTATTGGGATGAGGCAATAGCTCTGATCGACAGCTTACTATCAAAAAAACTGGAACAGGCCGATAAATCTGACGAACACTATTATCAGGTCGCTGAGCTTTATGCTACTAAAGGAGAACTAATGTCCTTCTACGGCCGCCAAACAGAGGCAGCAAAATGGCTGAAAAAAGCCATCGCCACCATGGATGAAAATGACTTGGATTGTTGTGAATCTTATGCCTTACGTCAAGAGATAAATCTGATAAACACGGAAGAAGATGCTCTGTACGATTCATTGCTGGCTGCCACTGCCACACTGGAAAAAAGCATCGAACAAACTCGATATAAAGCAGATAAAATACCTAATCAAAAAGAATTGATAGCCGCATACCAGGAGGCCTATCAGAAATATCCCGATCATAAGGACGTAAAATCCAGACTGGCAAAGGAATATGGAAACCTGGCATGGTATTCAATATTTGCCGGTGAATATGATCAGGCCGAAACGGCTGCATTGAAAGGGCTAAAAACAGATCGTTCGCAAAAGTGGATCAACACCAATTTGGCCCTAAGCCACCTAATGCTGGGCAACCTTCCGGAAGCAAAGAAAATTTATAACAGGTATATATTGAATAACACCTTATTAATTGCCTTTATCACCGACCTGGATGACCTTGAAGAGGCCGGTATTTATCACGAAAGCTTCCCTGAGATTAGAAAGCTCCTAAATGAATTTTATTAG